CAAAAGTTGTATATTTGTCAATTCAATTGCACTTAACGTATAAATGCACTGATACTTTTTTACTGCATGCTTCAATCTTTTTTTGCGGTTGAAGTGGCGTTTTTAACCTGATACTTAATTTGTTTTAAATGTACAACTTCTTCAATTTTCAAGGCTTTACTCCGTGGTCTTTTTTTGTGGACATGGGTATGATATTCGGCCTTATTCTGGTCGGCAAGCTAATCAGAGTCAAAGTAAAACTAGTTCAAAAACTTTTTGTTCCGCCTAGTTTAATTGCTGGTCTTCTTGGACTTGCGTTTGGTCCAAACGGTCTTGGGTGGCTTCCTTTTTCAAATAATTTGGCCTCCTATGCGGCAGTTATGATTGCGCTTGTATTTGGCTCCCTTCCGCTTTCCTCTCCAAAATCCTCTGTAAAAGAGGTTGTTACAAGAGTAGGGCCTATGTGGGTTTATGCTCAGATAGGAATGTTGGTGCAGTGGGGAATCATGGGACTTTTTGGCCTTTATGTGCTTAATTTGATATGGCCCGATTTGAACAGCGCCTTTGGTGCTATGCTCCCGACAGGTTTTTATGGCGGTCACGGGACTGCTGCAGCAATTGGCGGGGCATTCAAGAATATGGGATGGGATGATGCCATGAGTCTTGGAATGACAACTGCAACGGTTGGAGTTGTTCTTGCAATTGTCGGCGGGCTTGTTATCATCAAGCATGCGGCAAGGAAAAACCAAACCGCGTTTATCACTGATTTTAAAGACCTTCCAAACGAACTGCGTACGGGGCTTCTTCCAAAAGGCAAAAGAGATGACGTTGGAGAAAGCACAACTTCTTCTATATCTATCGAGACCTTGACATTCCATTTTGCTCTTGTATTTTTTGTTGCATTTTTAGGATATGTTTTGAGCGTGGCGGTTAAAAATTGGTGCAGCGGAATGCAGCCTCCTTATAATAATATGGAGCTTCCCGTATTTTCATGCGCCTTCATTGCCGGCTTGATATTCAAGAAGATATTTGATAGAACAGGTGTTACTGATTATATATGCCCAAAGACAACGCAGCGTATAGGAAGTTTCTTTACGGACTTGCTTGTTGCCTGCGGAGTTGCATCCATAAAGCTTGCTGTTATTGTTAAATTCTGGGTACCGCTTGTAGTTATGCTGGTTGTTGGTACCGTTGTAGTTTATGCAATCACATTTTACTTTGGAAGACATCTTTCTCACAACTACTGGTTTGAGCGCTCAATCTTTGCATGGGGCTGGTGGACAGGTACTATGGCAATGGGTATTGCGCTGGAAAGAATAGTAGATCCGGAGATGAAGAGCAAGACCATGGATGACTATGCGCTTGCATATCTGCCAATTGCGCCGGTGGAAATCATTTTAATTACTTTGGTCCCGATAGCCTTTACTGCGGGCTGGGGGAATTGGCTGATGTGGGCATGCTTGATATTCAGTGCGTTGCTGTTGTGGCTGGCGTTTAAGATGAAGTGGTGGAGTAAAAAAGCGGTGATAAAATAATCTGTCGGGAATACGATATATGATGAGTGAAATCGGAAAATATTTATTGATAGCAGCAACAGTAGTGCTTTGCAGTTGCGGCGGAAATCAAAGTGCTACAGCGCAGAGTTCTAAGAGCGCAAAAAATGCGAAAAATGTAAAAAGCGCTGTAACGGAACAATCTGTCGCTGAGACAACTGCACCAAAACCTAAAAGTTTGCCGATACCCGGGGCGCCAAAGCATAACGCATATAATTTATCTGATGCGCAGTACTATGTGCTTGCGGACAGTGTGCATAATTATGTGGTATCCTTTGATACTCACAATGATACGGCGACGTATATGATGCATCCCAACGGTGAGTATACAGTTCCAAAGGGACAGGTTTCTTTTGCGCTGATGAAGAAGGGAGGATTGGACGCTGCATTTTTTGCAGTTTACCTGGAGCAGGGGCCGTGGAAAAATAAGAAGTCATTGGACTCCGCATACCATTATTGCAAAAGCGAACTGCTTTCATGGAAAAAGTATGTTACCACAAAAAAGAGCGATGTTGCCGGAATGGCCTACACTCCCCAGGATGTGTTAAAGCTTAAGGCTCAGGGGAAAAGGGCTGTTATTCTTGCAATTGAAAATGGTTATCCTCTTGGTGATGACGTAAATAGGGTAGATGAATTTTTTAAGATAGGTGTAAGATATATAACCTTAAGCCACAATGCTGCAAACCAAGTTTGCGATGGTTCAAGAGAGTGGAAAACTGCCTGCTGGCACGGAGTTTCACCTTTTGGATACAAAGTTATTGAGCGGATGGAGAAACTGGGAATGATAGTTGACATTTCTCATGTTTCCTCTGAAGCGCTAAAAGATGTGCTTAAGGTTGCCAAGGCTCCAGTGATAGCTTCGCACTCTGCGTGTAGGGCTTTAAAGCCTTCCCAGCGGAGAGACTTAACTGATGAGGAGATTAAGATGATTGCCGCAAACGGCGGTGTTGTTCAGATTGGAACAGGAAGATTTTTCCTATCTGATGACCTGCCTGCACATAAGGTTGGCGTTGCGGTTCTGGCAAATCACATTGACCATGTTAAAAATTTGGTAGGTCCTCAGTATGTGGGACTTGGAACAGATTTTGACGGCGGCGGCGGAGTTGTCGGGATGGATAATGCCGGGCAGATGAAGAATTTAACGGTGGAGCTTTTAAAGAGAGGCTGGACAACTGATGAATTGCAAATGTTCTGGGGCGGAAACCTTATGCGCGTCTGGAATAAATGTATTGAAGTCAGTTCAAAGCTCAATGCTGCTAAGCAAAAATAACCTGTCGGGATTTGTAT
The window above is part of the Bacteroidales bacterium genome. Proteins encoded here:
- a CDS encoding sodium:glutamate symporter; the protein is MYNFFNFQGFTPWSFFVDMGMIFGLILVGKLIRVKVKLVQKLFVPPSLIAGLLGLAFGPNGLGWLPFSNNLASYAAVMIALVFGSLPLSSPKSSVKEVVTRVGPMWVYAQIGMLVQWGIMGLFGLYVLNLIWPDLNSAFGAMLPTGFYGGHGTAAAIGGAFKNMGWDDAMSLGMTTATVGVVLAIVGGLVIIKHAARKNQTAFITDFKDLPNELRTGLLPKGKRDDVGESTTSSISIETLTFHFALVFFVAFLGYVLSVAVKNWCSGMQPPYNNMELPVFSCAFIAGLIFKKIFDRTGVTDYICPKTTQRIGSFFTDLLVACGVASIKLAVIVKFWVPLVVMLVVGTVVVYAITFYFGRHLSHNYWFERSIFAWGWWTGTMAMGIALERIVDPEMKSKTMDDYALAYLPIAPVEIILITLVPIAFTAGWGNWLMWACLIFSALLLWLAFKMKWWSKKAVIK
- a CDS encoding dipeptidase, translating into MMSEIGKYLLIAATVVLCSCGGNQSATAQSSKSAKNAKNVKSAVTEQSVAETTAPKPKSLPIPGAPKHNAYNLSDAQYYVLADSVHNYVVSFDTHNDTATYMMHPNGEYTVPKGQVSFALMKKGGLDAAFFAVYLEQGPWKNKKSLDSAYHYCKSELLSWKKYVTTKKSDVAGMAYTPQDVLKLKAQGKRAVILAIENGYPLGDDVNRVDEFFKIGVRYITLSHNAANQVCDGSREWKTACWHGVSPFGYKVIERMEKLGMIVDISHVSSEALKDVLKVAKAPVIASHSACRALKPSQRRDLTDEEIKMIAANGGVVQIGTGRFFLSDDLPAHKVGVAVLANHIDHVKNLVGPQYVGLGTDFDGGGGVVGMDNAGQMKNLTVELLKRGWTTDELQMFWGGNLMRVWNKCIEVSSKLNAAKQK